The following proteins come from a genomic window of Synechococcus sp. BIOS-E4-1:
- a CDS encoding aminotransferase class I/II-fold pyridoxal phosphate-dependent enzyme, whose product MPSLLELLRPDRRLALHLPVHGRGAALPPRLQRLLRQSPGSWDLPELPEIGGPLEAQGAVASSQARLAEVMGVDHCWFGVNGATGLLQAGLLAMAQPGEAVLLPRNAHRSLIAACELGGVMPVFLPVPFFSDRGHAGAMTVEGLRQSLDPWPDPGRRISGAVLVHPTYHGYCAEIRELIELLHAKGLPVMVDEAHGTHLAFASGEGCSVSALAAGADLVVHSLHKSAPGLAQTAVLWHRSERVEHERLQRSLTRLQTTSPSALLLASCETTLDWLQSSSWTSWFEARRDEAINLIDGLRERGVMLHPGDDPLRLILATAEIGVSGLDADDFCMRRGVIAELPEPLCLTVCLGFAKHRGLAKRLAMIWQALAREGDGMPLPVIPEPPFQGPSIPELTPDQAQRHPHCRRRLAECADQIAAELICPYPPGVPLLVPGERISADRCHWLQSQHQRWPDQVPGMVKVLA is encoded by the coding sequence ATGCCGTCGCTTCTAGAGCTTCTGCGACCTGATCGACGGCTGGCTTTGCATCTGCCGGTGCATGGACGTGGTGCAGCCCTGCCACCGCGTCTGCAGCGGTTGCTGCGTCAGTCACCGGGTAGCTGGGACCTGCCCGAGTTGCCGGAGATCGGTGGTCCGCTCGAAGCGCAGGGCGCTGTGGCGAGCAGTCAGGCGCGGCTGGCTGAAGTGATGGGTGTTGATCACTGCTGGTTTGGCGTGAACGGTGCCACGGGGCTGCTCCAGGCCGGCCTGCTGGCGATGGCGCAACCCGGAGAGGCTGTGCTGCTGCCTCGCAATGCCCATCGCTCTCTGATCGCTGCCTGTGAGCTGGGCGGCGTGATGCCGGTGTTTCTTCCAGTGCCGTTTTTCTCCGATCGCGGCCACGCCGGTGCAATGACCGTTGAAGGTCTGCGGCAGAGCCTGGACCCCTGGCCTGATCCAGGTCGTCGTATTTCCGGTGCTGTTCTTGTTCATCCCACCTATCACGGCTATTGCGCTGAGATCCGCGAGCTGATCGAGCTGCTCCATGCCAAGGGGTTGCCGGTGATGGTGGATGAAGCCCATGGCACGCATCTGGCTTTTGCCTCAGGTGAGGGTTGTTCTGTGTCCGCTCTTGCCGCAGGAGCCGATCTGGTTGTGCATTCCCTGCATAAATCAGCGCCTGGACTGGCACAGACAGCGGTGCTGTGGCACCGATCCGAACGGGTGGAGCACGAACGGCTGCAACGTTCTCTGACCAGACTGCAGACCACGAGCCCCAGTGCTCTGCTGCTGGCCTCATGTGAGACAACCCTTGATTGGTTGCAGTCCAGCAGTTGGACTTCGTGGTTTGAGGCTCGACGGGACGAAGCCATCAACCTGATCGATGGTCTTCGCGAGCGGGGAGTGATGCTCCACCCCGGTGATGACCCGCTGCGACTGATTCTTGCAACGGCAGAGATCGGTGTCAGCGGTCTGGATGCGGATGACTTTTGTATGCGTCGGGGTGTGATCGCTGAGTTGCCTGAGCCGCTTTGTCTCACCGTCTGTCTGGGCTTCGCCAAGCATCGGGGATTGGCGAAGCGCCTGGCGATGATCTGGCAGGCCTTAGCCCGTGAAGGTGATGGAATGCCGCTGCCTGTCATTCCGGAGCCGCCATTTCAAGGCCCCTCGATTCCCGAACTCACTCCTGATCAAGCACAACGTCATCCCCATTGCAGGCGTCGATTGGCTGAGTGTGCTGATCAGATTGCAGCTGAGTTGATCTGCCCTTATCCACCGGGTGTTCCTCTGCTCGTACCGGGAGAGAGAATCTCTGCAGATCGCTGCCATTGGCTCCAGTCTCAGCATCAGCGATGGCCCGATCAAGTGCCCGGTATGGTGAAGGTTCTGGCCTGA
- a CDS encoding alpha/beta fold hydrolase translates to MKALLNSIKGELLDPKARTLAEHLEWWDLPELSIDASFPVAVVGQGPPLLLLHGFDSSFLEYRRLAPLLSQHFQLFIPDLFGFGFSPRPVDAIYGPEKVLSHLDAVLEHLPKGSQCGLIGASMGGSVAVEMARRQPHRIEALMLLAPAGLTGRPMPVPPVLDRFGAWFLSRPGVRRGLCRQAFADPDANVGAAEEQIASLHLQCPGWAEALAAFARSGGFAGCGTPLPNQPLHVIWGDNDRILRAPQKKAAALILNDRIEQFEDCGHLPHIDQPDRVAERCLNWFQSTLSNSRPSDLIG, encoded by the coding sequence TTGAAAGCACTGTTGAATTCCATCAAAGGCGAACTGCTGGATCCAAAAGCCCGCACTCTGGCTGAGCATCTCGAGTGGTGGGATCTGCCCGAACTCAGCATTGACGCCTCGTTTCCTGTTGCTGTTGTCGGGCAAGGGCCTCCTCTTTTGCTGCTTCATGGCTTCGACAGCAGTTTCCTGGAATATCGCCGTCTGGCCCCGTTGTTGAGCCAACACTTCCAACTGTTTATTCCCGATCTGTTCGGCTTTGGCTTCTCACCGAGACCCGTTGATGCGATCTATGGGCCCGAAAAGGTACTGAGTCATCTGGATGCGGTGCTTGAACACCTCCCGAAAGGATCCCAGTGCGGCTTGATCGGAGCGTCCATGGGAGGGTCCGTAGCCGTCGAAATGGCACGACGTCAGCCCCATCGGATCGAGGCATTGATGCTGCTCGCTCCGGCAGGACTCACTGGGAGACCGATGCCTGTCCCCCCTGTGTTGGATCGCTTTGGCGCCTGGTTCCTCAGTCGCCCGGGAGTGCGTCGAGGCCTTTGTCGACAGGCCTTTGCCGATCCCGACGCCAACGTCGGTGCCGCGGAAGAGCAGATTGCCTCACTGCATCTGCAGTGCCCGGGATGGGCCGAAGCCCTCGCAGCTTTTGCCCGTAGTGGAGGTTTTGCAGGTTGCGGCACACCGCTTCCCAATCAGCCTCTGCACGTGATCTGGGGAGACAATGACAGGATCCTCAGAGCTCCACAGAAAAAAGCAGCAGCTCTGATTCTCAACGACAGGATTGAACAGTTCGAGGATTGCGGACATCTTCCCCACATCGATCAGCCCGATCGGGTTGCCGAACGCTGTCTCAACTGGTTCCAATCCACCCTTTCCAACAGTCGTCCATCAGACCTCATCGGATGA
- a CDS encoding phosphatidate cytidylyltransferase produces MISDATTGKAQSTRRAADHKRLVSGLLVGLFGLVVVGLGGWWFTIALGVIVHLGLLEFFRMAQFKGMRPATKTTLVACQLLLISTQWSVHGGIASSLADAVLPLSGAAICGWLLLQPITGSIADIAASIFGLFYLGFLPSHWLRLRNLQAVDIAPLVDHIPWDWVSSGLLITLMACLLVVASDIGSYVIGRRFGRHPLSPISPAKTIEGAYGGLASALLLGALGGALLEWPYGPFTGGCLGALVALFALVGDLTESMMKRDAGVKDSGDALPGHGGILDRIDSYLFTPAVVFYVVTLVMPVMARG; encoded by the coding sequence GTGATTTCAGACGCCACAACCGGGAAGGCCCAAAGCACGCGGCGAGCTGCCGATCACAAACGCCTGGTCAGCGGGTTGCTGGTGGGGCTGTTCGGGTTAGTGGTAGTGGGTCTGGGAGGTTGGTGGTTCACGATTGCCCTGGGTGTGATTGTGCATCTGGGTTTGCTGGAGTTCTTCCGCATGGCCCAGTTCAAAGGCATGCGTCCAGCCACCAAAACCACACTCGTGGCTTGCCAGCTCCTGCTGATCAGTACCCAGTGGTCTGTTCACGGAGGCATCGCCTCCTCTCTCGCCGATGCGGTTTTGCCTCTTTCCGGTGCTGCAATCTGCGGCTGGTTGCTGTTGCAGCCGATCACCGGTTCGATTGCGGACATTGCCGCCTCGATCTTCGGTCTCTTTTATCTGGGGTTTCTACCCAGTCATTGGCTGCGCCTTCGCAACCTCCAGGCTGTGGACATCGCGCCCCTGGTCGACCACATTCCATGGGACTGGGTCAGCTCCGGCCTGCTGATCACCCTGATGGCCTGCCTGTTGGTGGTGGCGAGTGACATCGGCTCTTACGTCATCGGTCGCCGCTTCGGTCGGCACCCTCTTTCTCCGATCTCCCCTGCCAAAACCATTGAAGGTGCTTACGGCGGACTGGCTTCGGCGCTGCTGCTTGGTGCACTTGGAGGTGCACTGCTGGAGTGGCCCTATGGACCTTTTACCGGTGGTTGTCTTGGTGCGCTTGTAGCTCTCTTCGCTCTGGTGGGTGATCTCACTGAATCGATGATGAAGCGAGATGCAGGCGTCAAGGATTCCGGTGATGCCCTGCCTGGCCATGGCGGAATCCTGGATCGGATCGACAGCTATCTGTTCACACCAGCCGTGGTCTTTTATGTCGTGACCCTGGTGATGCCAGTGATGGCTAGGGGTTGA
- a CDS encoding DUF2993 domain-containing protein — MPQTSSGPVLQILASGLQRWIRSQCDSVDELNLALQGSAIELLRGRLKGVSLEARRVSFDQLPLMRVELQSGALKTVFRPGQPNQPVQLKDPFSIEGEVVLGGTDLNKALATDRWRWLADLLAEQLMGLTPLRSLAIDNDRLVLTADVITGKDPVQRSFSLSADRGTIRLNHCDAEGQFFLPMDESITIDDARLQGGQLVIKGNATVHP, encoded by the coding sequence ATGCCCCAGACCAGCTCCGGCCCCGTTCTGCAGATCCTGGCCAGTGGTCTTCAACGCTGGATCCGCAGCCAGTGCGACTCGGTTGACGAGTTGAACCTGGCCCTTCAAGGGTCCGCCATCGAGCTGCTGAGAGGACGTTTGAAAGGTGTCTCGCTCGAGGCTCGCAGGGTGAGTTTCGATCAGCTGCCGCTGATGCGCGTCGAGTTGCAATCCGGAGCACTGAAGACCGTCTTTCGTCCTGGTCAACCCAACCAGCCGGTGCAGCTCAAAGATCCCTTCAGCATCGAAGGAGAGGTGGTGCTGGGCGGCACTGATCTGAACAAGGCTCTGGCGACCGATCGCTGGCGATGGTTGGCGGATCTACTGGCTGAACAGCTGATGGGCCTTACGCCACTGAGGTCGCTGGCGATCGACAACGATCGCCTGGTGCTGACAGCGGATGTGATCACCGGCAAAGACCCTGTGCAGCGCAGCTTTTCACTCAGTGCGGATCGGGGAACCATCAGGCTCAACCATTGCGATGCTGAAGGACAATTTTTTCTGCCGATGGATGAGTCCATCACGATCGATGATGCCCGTTTGCAGGGCGGCCAGCTGGTGATCAAGGGCAATGCCACGGTTCATCCCTAA
- a CDS encoding iron-containing alcohol dehydrogenase family protein — MIQSASSKTPISVHSIAPAQVIRGSGAWDEAQKPISKLFSNPLLLGRSESTQSIRSRLCRELNQSGLRVFQQNLEHDCCELDLQRIQNDFIRQSCDGVIAAGGGKVLDSGKLLADRLDVPCVTVPLSAATCAGWTALSNLYSPDGAFECDQGLKRCPDLLVFDHDLLLKAPSRTLASGIADALAKWYEASVSSGSSHDGVIQQAVQMARVLRDQLLIDSIEALQEPGGEAWRRVVDACGLTAGVIGGLGGARCRTVAAHAVHNGLTQLEACHSVLHGEKVGFGILVQLRLEERLGGNRLAAQAHVQLLHLLRELGLPVCLDDLGLGHASLNQLQQVCQFACREGSDLHHLPFEVTPVALMEALVGAAETSPVVP, encoded by the coding sequence ATGATCCAATCAGCCTCCAGCAAAACCCCAATCTCAGTTCATTCCATCGCTCCTGCCCAGGTCATACGTGGGTCTGGAGCCTGGGATGAGGCTCAGAAGCCAATTTCAAAGCTCTTCAGCAACCCTCTGCTGCTCGGCAGAAGTGAGTCCACGCAGTCGATTCGATCCCGTCTCTGTCGTGAACTCAACCAAAGCGGTCTACGGGTATTTCAGCAGAATCTCGAACATGATTGCTGTGAGCTGGATCTTCAGCGGATTCAAAACGATTTCATCAGGCAGTCCTGCGATGGAGTGATTGCGGCAGGGGGCGGCAAGGTCCTCGACAGTGGCAAGCTTCTGGCGGACAGGCTTGATGTCCCCTGTGTCACGGTTCCACTGAGTGCCGCAACCTGCGCCGGCTGGACCGCCCTCTCGAATCTGTACAGCCCTGATGGTGCCTTTGAATGTGATCAAGGCCTCAAGCGCTGCCCAGATCTGTTGGTTTTTGATCATGACTTACTGCTGAAGGCGCCTTCACGCACCCTGGCCAGCGGGATCGCCGACGCGCTTGCCAAGTGGTACGAAGCCTCCGTCAGTAGCGGGTCCAGCCATGACGGGGTCATTCAGCAGGCCGTGCAAATGGCCAGAGTGCTGCGAGACCAGCTGCTGATCGACAGCATCGAGGCCCTCCAGGAACCTGGAGGGGAAGCCTGGAGGCGGGTTGTCGACGCCTGTGGACTCACTGCGGGAGTTATTGGTGGTCTCGGTGGAGCTCGCTGTCGAACGGTCGCCGCTCACGCAGTTCATAACGGCCTGACTCAACTGGAAGCGTGTCATTCCGTTCTGCATGGCGAGAAAGTGGGGTTTGGCATCCTTGTGCAGCTGCGACTGGAAGAGCGCCTCGGCGGCAACCGTTTGGCTGCGCAGGCCCATGTCCAGCTGTTGCATCTCTTACGCGAACTGGGTCTGCCGGTCTGCCTGGATGACCTGGGGCTAGGTCATGCCAGCCTCAATCAACTGCAGCAGGTCTGCCAGTTCGCCTGCAGAGAGGGATCTGATCTGCATCATCTCCCCTTCGAAGTCACTCCAGTTGCCTTGATGGAAGCTCTTGTGGGAGCTGCTGAAACGAGCCCAGTGGTGCCTTGA